In the Ipomoea triloba cultivar NCNSP0323 chromosome 6, ASM357664v1 genome, one interval contains:
- the LOC116021910 gene encoding protein TIFY 10b-like: MSAPAPEKKSNFVRTCNLLGQYLHGKVSLRDLSLGIGKPDESRDTATMDFLGNLGKSTQEGEAPCKTAQLTIFYSGKLVVFDDFPADKARAVMLLASRGSPQSSCAVFPAATDDNINRTTAAAADPPPLPLQHAETNASDLPIARRSSLHRFLEKRKDRAIARAPYQVHNHHSAMPSSSKNHPSSSSNNGDEDHSSSNSGNELLDLNFKL; this comes from the exons ATGTCCGCACCGGCACCGGAGAAGAAGTCCAACTTCGTCCGCACTTGCAACCTCTTGGGCCAGTATCTCCACGGCAAAGTTAGCCTCAGAGATCTCAGCCTTGGAATCG GAAAACCCGATGAGTCTCGTGATACTGCGACAATGGATTTTCTGGGCAATCTGGGAAAATCAACCCAGGAGGGAGAGGCGCCCTGCAAAACTGCCCAGTTGACTATATTTTACTCCGGCAAACTCGTGGTGTTTGATGATTTTCCGGCGGACAAAGCCAGGGCGGTTATGTTATTGGCTAGCAGGGGAAGCCCTCAGAGCAGTTGCGCCGTCTTTCCGGCCGCCACCGACGATAACATCAACCGCActaccgccgccgccgccgatcCTCCACCGCTTCCATTGCAGCACGCCGAAACTAATGCCTCTG ATTTGCCCATCGCTAGAAGATCATCGCTTCATCGATTCCTGGAGAAGAGGAAGGACAG GGCAATTGCAAGAGCACCATACCAAGTCCATAACCACCACTCTGCCATGCCTTCATCCTCCAAGAAtcacccttcttcttcttccaacaATGGCGATGAGGATCATTCATCTTCCAATTCTGGGAATGAGCTGCTAGATCTCAACTTcaagttataa